Below is a window of Candidatus Kapaibacterium sp. DNA.
AGGGAAATTTGGGTTAAGTTCATATTCAATGGAAGTTTTTGTAAGCATTGTATCAGTTATCGAATAAATCGGCTGTCCATTTTTCAATATTATGAACGCCGGTAATTCATTCAATGTAAATAAATCTGAATAGTGATAGGCGTCTCTATTGGAACGCATGGAATAATACTCGATATTTGCATCTGGAATACCCGATAAATCAGCGCCTTTCACAAATGCAGGAAATAATTTGTGAGTTCCGGGACATGAACAAGCAGGTTTCAAAAACACAAGAAATTTGTGAATTTGTGGGTCGAAATTATTTTTGATTTCGTCCAACATTTGTTGATTTGGCTCATACGCATTGTATTCAATATCAAACCAACTATAACCCGGTGTGCGCACTAAATTATCTAATTGCATTAGTTGGGCAGTATGCTGAGTAGATGAATCCTCGCACGACATTATAAATGCAACAGAAAGCAAAATCAATATATATCTTTTCATAATTCTATCCGAAATTTTAATTAACAATTATCAAATTTACTAACGAGCCAAAACAAAATTCAATCTAAAATTTTAAACAAAAATTGTACTTAAATCTGTTCCGGGTTCAATTTCATACGGTTTTTTGCCAAATTTGAAAATACGAGCTTGTTTAGAACCGAGAAGTATATGTTTATCGCCATTCACATGAATGATACTTCCTTCTCTCAATCCAACAACGTATTTGTCATGATTCAATACCAAATATTCCTCAATTCGCTGCTCACGAGTTTCACCATGATGCCCTTCGGGATGAGCATCTAAATAATGAGGGTTTATTTGGTAGTCAACCAAATCTAATGCTGAGAAACTTCGAGGCTCTACAATAGGCATATCATTTGTTGTTCTAATTGTCGGGCACGCCAAATTAGCCCCCGCACTCCAACCGATATATTGGAAACCATTTTCTACTTTGTTACGAATCAAATCCAACAATTCATATTCGTAAACAGTTCTCAATAATTGAAAAGTATTCCCGCCACCTACCGCTATTGCATCTGAATTTTCGATAATATCTCTTGGATTGCCATTATGAATTGAATTGA
It encodes the following:
- the pepE gene encoding dipeptidase PepE, coding for MKNLLLLSNSTTHGYTYLEHALESIKDFFGEDHKAIAFIPYAGVTFSHDDYEAKVANVFSSLGYSINSIHNGNPRDIIENSDAIAVGGGNTFQLLRTVYEYELLDLIRNKVENGFQYIGWSAGANLACPTIRTTNDMPIVEPRSFSALDLVDYQINPHYLDAHPEGHHGETREQRIEEYLVLNHDKYVVGLREGSIIHVNGDKHILLGSKQARIFKFGKKPYEIEPGTDLSTIFV